The Variovorax sp. PMC12 genome segment CACCAACCTGCCCGTGTCCCAGGCAGACACCGCGCTCGCACACCGGGCGCTTTCGCAGCTCGAATTCCACGTGCACTGCGACTTGTTCGAGACACCCGCCGCCCGCTACGCCGACATCCTGCTGCCGGTCAACACGCCATGGGAGCGCGAAGGCCTGCGCATCGGCTTCGAGATCGACGACCGCGCGGCCGGCTGGGTGCAGTTGCGCCAGCGCATGGTTGCGCCGCGCGGCGAATCGCGCTCGGACAACGACGTGGTCTTCGAACTGGCCACCCGCCTCGGCATGGGTGACGGCTTCTTCGGCGGCAGCCTCGACGCCGGCTGGAACCACATGCTCGAGCCGCTGGGCCTCACGGTCGACCAGTTGCGCGCGCGGCCCGAAGGCATTGCCTGCGCCATCGACGCGAGCGAGCAGAAGTTCGCCCGCGCCATGCCCACTGGCGTGCGCGGCTTCGACACCCCGACGCGCCGCGTCGAGCTCTATTCCGAAACCCTGCTGCGCCACGGCCAGCCGCCGGTCGCCACCTTCGTCGAACCGTCCGACACGCCGCGCGACGCGAATGCCACGCGCCAGGGCCGCTTCCCCTATGTGCTGAGTTCGGCCAAGAACGGTTTCTATTGCCACAGCCAGCACCGCAGCCTGCCTTCGCTGCGCAAGCGCGCGCCCGATCCGGTGGCCGAACTGAGCCCTGCGCTGGCGGCGGCAAAGGGCATCTTGGAGGGCGACTGGGTGCGCATCCGCACGCGCGTGGGCGAGGCGCGCTTCGTCGCACGCGTCACGCCCCAGTTGGCGGACGACGTCATCGTGGCCGAATTCGGCTGGTGGCAGGGCTGCCCCGAGCTCGACCGCGACAGCCTGCCGATCGAGGGTGCGCTGGGCAGCAACTTCAACGCGCTCATATCCGCCGACAGCTGCGACCCGGTGAGCGGTTCAGTGCCGCATCGCTCCTTTCTCTGCGACATCGAACGCGACCCGGCTACCGGAACGCGGCAGCGCAAGTGGACCGGCTACCGTCCCTTCCGCATCAGCGAGCTGCGGCCCGAGGCAGAGGGCGTGCTGGGCATCCACTTCGAGCCGGCCGACGGCGGCGAGCTGCCCGACTACCGCCCCGGCCAGCACGTCGAGATGCAGCTGCATCTCGACGATGGCACGCAAGTCACGCGGGCCTACTCGCTCACGGGAGCGGCCGAGGTGCCGGGCCGGCGCAGCTACAGCGTGGCCGTGCGTCACCAGCGCGGCCACTCGGCCGAGGGCACGCCGTACGAGGGGCGCGTGTCGAGCCACCTGCATCGCGCGCTGAAGGTCGGCGACACCCTTGCGCTGCGTGCGCCGTCAGGCGGCTTCGTGCTGCCGCGCCGCTCGCCGCAACCGCTGGTCTTCTTTGCGGGCGGCATCGGCATCACGCCCTTCGTCAGCCTGCTCGAATCATTGCCCGATGGCGCTCAGGAGCCTGTCATCTGGCTCTACTACGCCAACCAGAACGGCACGACGCACGCCTTTCGCGAGCGCATTGCGCAGCACCGCGCACGGCTGCCGCAGTTGCGGGTCATCGACCACTACAACGCGGCACAGCCGCAGGAGCGCATGGGCATCGACTACCAGTCGGACCGCTACATCGACGCGAGCGTGGTGGACGATGCGCTGATCGCACAGCGCGCCCGCTTCTACATGTGCGGCCCGCCCGCCATGATGGACGCCGTGACCGCCGGACTGGTGGCGCGGGGCGTTCCGCGCTTCGACATCTTCAGCGAGGTATTCCGCTCGCCAGCCGTGCCGCCCACCGATGGCGACCAGTGCTTCACGGTCAGTTTCGCGCGCTCGGGCCATGCCCCCGTGACATGGACGCCCAGGCAGGGCACGCTGTTGAACTTTGGCGAATCGCTCGGCCTGCGGATGGCCAGCGGCTGCCGCGTGGGCCAGTGCGAGAGCTGCGCCGTGCGCCTGTTGGCAGGCAAGGTCCGCCACCTGCACGGCAGCGAGCCTGAAGACCCGTCCACGTGCCTGACCTGCCAGGCCGTCCCCCTCGAAGACGTGGTGCTCGATGCATGACTGCAGGCACTTCCTTCCACTCGATTCCATCCGCAACCTCATGAAAATCATCGATACGGAAAGCACCCGCCGTGCCCTGCCCTTCGACCGCCTGATTCCCGCACTTCGGGAAATGTTCGTTGCCGGCTGCGAGGTGCCTTTGCGGCACACGCATTCGCTCCAGGCCGATGCGGAAGGCCCGCCCCGCACCGTGCTGGTCATGCCGGCTTGGCAGCATGACCGCTACCTGGGCATCAAGACCGTGACCATCTTCCCGGGCAACGCACAGCGCGGCCTGCCAGGGCTTTTCTCGACCTATGTGCTGTACGACGCAAGCACGGGCCAGCCGCTGGCGCAGATCGACGGCAACGAGATCACTTCACGGCGCACCGCCGCGGCATCGGCACTGGCCGCGTCCTATCTCGCACCCGCCGATGCGCGCAGCCTGCTGGTCGTGGGCTGCGGGCGTGTCGGCAGTCTCATTCCCGACGCATACCGGGTCGTGCGCCCCATCGAACGCGTCGTGGTGTGGGACCGCGACGAATCTGCGTCGAAGGCGCTCGCTGCGCGGCTGTGCGCGCAGGACATCGAGGCGAGCGTCGCGCCTGACCTGGCCAAGGCGGTAAACGAAGTCGACGTCGTGAGCTGTGCCACGCTCGCCACGCAGCCGCTGGTGCAGGGTGCGTGGCTGCGGCCGCGCAGCCACCTCGACCTGATCGGCAGCTTCACGCCGCAAATGCGTGAAGCCGACGATGCCTGCTTTGCGGGTGCACGAGTTTTTGTCGATACGCAGGAAGCGTTGCAGAAGAGCGGCGAACTGCTCGGGCCCATGTCGCGCGGCGTGCTCGCCGCCGCGGATGTGGCCGGGGAACTGGCCGATCTTGCCGCGGGCAGGATTCAGGGGCGAGCCGAGGGCGACGGGCGGACGGTCTTCAAGGCTGTCGGTACCGCGCTGGAAGACTTGGCTGCCGCGGTGCTGATCTACGAAGCTTCCGATTCGAACTGAGGCACTTGGCGTCGCCTCGCTCCAAAGCCTCTTCAGCCCTCGGCGACGCGCATGTCGTACTCGCGCAGCATCACGGGCTCCATCGCGCCCTGGGCCAGCCGCCGGCGCACTGCCGCTTCTATCTCCGGCACATGCCGCCCGAAGGTCTCAAGCGAATCGGCGCCCTCCGCGGCGCCGAAGTGGTAGCGCAGCGCCTCCCGGCCGATGCTCGCGCTGACGTGGTTGCCGCCTTCCACCCCCACCCAGAAGCGGACGGTGCCGGAGGCATCATGGAAGTAGGGAGCGTCGGACATCTTGGGGGGCCTTTCTTGCGGGCAGTCATGGCGCAAGGGCTGCCGGAGCAAGCCGAGGCGTGGCGCACTGTGGCAGGTACGCGGCCTCCGGTCTGTGCGGTAGCGCTCCGAAGTGCCGGTTTCGGCGAGGCCGGCG includes the following:
- a CDS encoding molybdopterin-dependent oxidoreductase; protein product: MQVTTTTPATQTRQGYCTLCRSRCGTLNEVRGDMLVSVRPDPSHPTGQAMCMKGKAAPELVHSPHRLRYPMRRTRPKTEADPGWVRIRWDEALAETAQRLGAIKAESGAESVVFAVTTPSGTPLTDSIDWIERFVRLFGSPNICYATEVCNWHKDFAHAFTFGCGMPAADYAQAELIVLWGHNPANTWLAQANAIGRGRANGAKMVVIDPRPTALARQADSWLPVRPGTDAALALGLIHLLIADARFDEDFVRAWTNGPLLVRGDNGHFLRERDLWPDAEGDRFVAWNDRLDCAVPYDTAQAAQAQDAAHFRLRGAVEIDMGAQRLSCAPAFELLAQGCAAYAPQDVERITGVAEASLHAVAELFGTCRRVAYHAWTGIGQHTNATQAERAVATLYALCGSFDRIGANRVRVGPRVNAVNSLSLLHDGQRAKALGLAERPIGPPSHGWVTARDTYRAILEGEPYKVRAMMAFGTNLPVSQADTALAHRALSQLEFHVHCDLFETPAARYADILLPVNTPWEREGLRIGFEIDDRAAGWVQLRQRMVAPRGESRSDNDVVFELATRLGMGDGFFGGSLDAGWNHMLEPLGLTVDQLRARPEGIACAIDASEQKFARAMPTGVRGFDTPTRRVELYSETLLRHGQPPVATFVEPSDTPRDANATRQGRFPYVLSSAKNGFYCHSQHRSLPSLRKRAPDPVAELSPALAAAKGILEGDWVRIRTRVGEARFVARVTPQLADDVIVAEFGWWQGCPELDRDSLPIEGALGSNFNALISADSCDPVSGSVPHRSFLCDIERDPATGTRQRKWTGYRPFRISELRPEAEGVLGIHFEPADGGELPDYRPGQHVEMQLHLDDGTQVTRAYSLTGAAEVPGRRSYSVAVRHQRGHSAEGTPYEGRVSSHLHRALKVGDTLALRAPSGGFVLPRRSPQPLVFFAGGIGITPFVSLLESLPDGAQEPVIWLYYANQNGTTHAFRERIAQHRARLPQLRVIDHYNAAQPQERMGIDYQSDRYIDASVVDDALIAQRARFYMCGPPAMMDAVTAGLVARGVPRFDIFSEVFRSPAVPPTDGDQCFTVSFARSGHAPVTWTPRQGTLLNFGESLGLRMASGCRVGQCESCAVRLLAGKVRHLHGSEPEDPSTCLTCQAVPLEDVVLDA
- a CDS encoding ornithine cyclodeaminase family protein produces the protein MKIIDTESTRRALPFDRLIPALREMFVAGCEVPLRHTHSLQADAEGPPRTVLVMPAWQHDRYLGIKTVTIFPGNAQRGLPGLFSTYVLYDASTGQPLAQIDGNEITSRRTAAASALAASYLAPADARSLLVVGCGRVGSLIPDAYRVVRPIERVVVWDRDESASKALAARLCAQDIEASVAPDLAKAVNEVDVVSCATLATQPLVQGAWLRPRSHLDLIGSFTPQMREADDACFAGARVFVDTQEALQKSGELLGPMSRGVLAAADVAGELADLAAGRIQGRAEGDGRTVFKAVGTALEDLAAAVLIYEASDSN
- a CDS encoding DUF1488 family protein translates to MSDAPYFHDASGTVRFWVGVEGGNHVSASIGREALRYHFGAAEGADSLETFGRHVPEIEAAVRRRLAQGAMEPVMLREYDMRVAEG